Genomic DNA from Thermococcus sp.:
GCCCAGGTCGGCGACGAGTCCCATCGTGAGGTACTTTACATCGAGCTCCTTGACGAGGGAAAGCGCGACCGGCAGTGCAAAGGCCGCTAGGAGGTGTGTGTATTCGGTTGCGTCCGTGATGAGCACCGCCACAGCGTAGGCGGCCACTATGAGCGCGCCGGCCTTCCTGCTCATCCGCCCGACGAGGAAGGCCGCCAGCAGGAGCAGTAGAATTCCCAGTCCGGACGGGAAGTTCATACCGTAGAAGAACGTCTTTTCGAGGCTTGAGTACGCCCCGGCCACGAAGATTCTGAGAGAGGAAGCCAGCAGGACACCGGTTCCAAGCCCGAGCAGGATTCTATCCCTATCTTTGACCCTCATGTCATCACCTAAACCCCAAGTTGTCGGGAGGGCACTTAAACTTTGTTGATGTTTCAACGGTCTGAAGGAAGAAGAGAAGAGAAAGACTCACCGGAGCCTCCTCAGCGCCATCTCGGCGGCTATGCTTATCGGGTCGATGGTCGGGCTCACCGGCGGGGCGTAGGCGGTCTCAAGGTAGACGACGTCCTCAACCGTTGCCCCCTTCTGCGCCAGGGCCGAGAGTGTCATTATCCTGCCCCAGACGCGCTCGCCACCGACTATCTGGGCTCCTATAAGCCCCCTGTCTGACTTCCTGAAGATAACCTTGACGGTTATCGGCTTGCCGCCGGGATAGTATTCGGGCTTGGTCGAGCCCTTGAACCTGCCGACGGCTATCTCAACCCCCTCCTTCTTGGCCCTCTCCTCTGTGATTCCGAAGGTGCCTATCTCGAGGCCGAAGAGCTCCGTTATTGCCGTGTTAAAGACGGGCCTGAATGAAACCTCTTTGCCCGCTATGTGCTCCGCCGCAACTTTCGCCATCCTGACCGCACTCGTCCCGAGCTGGCTGAGAGTTCTCTGCCCGGTAACTGCATCGACCACCTCGGCGCAGTCGCCTATCGCGTAGATGTCCGGGTCGCTCGTCTGGAGGTATTCGTTGACGACTATTCCCCTGTTGACTTCAAGGCCAGCATTTTTAGCGAGATCAACGTTGGCCCTGACGCCGGTGGCGACGAGAACGAGATCTGCAGGCACTTCCTCATCTCCAATTTTGACGGCCTCAACCGGACTGCCGATTATCTCACTTACACCAACGCCGAAGCGGAAGGAAACGCCGTGTTTCTCCATCTCGGTCTGGACAATCTTTGCTAGGTCTTTGTCCAGCATCGTGGGCATGAGCCTGTCCATCAGCTCGACGACAAGAACCTCCATGCCGAGCTTGGCAAATGCTTCAGCCCCTTCGAGGCCTATTAAGCCGGCGCCGATTACGACGGCCTTTTTCGGCTTCCTCTCGGCGATGTAGGATTTAATTCTCCTCACGTCGTCGAGGCTCTTGAGGGTGAAAACTCCTTCGTTCTCGACGCCCCTTATCGGCGGGACGAAGGCCTTCGAGCCGACGGCCAAGACAAGCTTGTCGTAGGGGACTTCGCCTTTATCGGTGATTACGACCTTCCTCTCGCGGTCTATCTCCCTAACCTCCGTGCCGAGCATGAGGTTTATCTTCTGCTTCTCGTAGAACTCGTTCGGGAAGACGATGACATCCTCCGGCTTCTCGATCGTGCCGCTTATCACGTGCGGCAGGGCGCACGGAGAGTACTGCATGGTCTCCTCCTTTCCGATGACAACTATTTCGGCCTTCCTATCGAGCTTGCGCATGAAGAGGGCGAAGTTGCTTCCCGCTGTTCCAGAACCGACGACCACGATTTTCATGGACACCACCGGAGAGAGAAGGGGGAGGAGGTATAAAAAGGTGGCTTTTGTTGAGTTGAACCAACTTCCAAAACTCTGCGGAAAAACCTGGATAAAGGTCAAGTCTCAAAGTCAGCGCATCCACTTCCTCGCTATGACGGCGACGATAAGCGCCATGAAGACCGCTCCGGTCAATGCTTCAAGGGCGCTCAGGGCTTTCAGCCAGCCTGTCGGGTGCATGTCCCCGTAGCCGAGGGTTGTGAAGGTGACGAGGGAGTAGTAGAGGGCGTTGGCAAAGCGAAGGAGGTAATTCGAGCTTTGCGGAAAGCCTTCAATGTAGGCGCTCCAGAGAGTATATGGAACCGCATTGCCAATAATAACAAGCAGGGAAAACAGAAAGAGCCGAACCCAGTTCGTACCATATTCCGAGGGTAGATCCGCTAAGAGCCATTCAATAAAGTTGTGAGTGTGAGCCTTAAGTTTTTCCAACTTAGTCCGTGCGTTCTTTATGCGTGCCCTTCTTTTGGCGCGCATTTCGAGGACAAATGCATAATCCGCAGATTCCCTATCTCCCTCAGACTCGTGGTACTTTCTTAGTATTCCATAAGCAGACTTTTCCCCTCTAGGATCAGTAAATTTAGCGTTATCGAATCGTATACCTCTTATTATGTTTCCTTCAAAATGAAGAATTCCACCGAAGGAAGCATCAGTAAAATCTGCATATCGTTTAAATTCTGCATGCCAAAATGTTACATCTTTTTGAAATTCTGTCCGCACGAAGTCACAGTAATTCCAAAATACCACCTCCCAGAAATATGCCCTATCTAAAAATCTCGCTCCACTAAAATCAGCGTATTTCCTGAATACTGCTCCACCAAAATTTGCAGTTTTCTTGAAGACTGCACCTGAAAAATTCGCATATTTCTCAAAAATTGAAAATCTGAAATCTGAGTTTCCATTAAAGATGGATAATCCAAACAAAAGTTCCAGTTTCGGGAACACAAAACCTCTCGCATCCACAGGCTTTTCAAAAACCAGCCTCTTTATCTTCTGTCCCTCAACCTCAATCTCCTCAACCCTCGGCTTAAACCTCTCCAGAAACTTCCTGTAAAATTCGACGGCCTCTTCCTCGCTCTTGTTCGGTTTATGGAAAATACAGTACTCCCGATCGGCAGTCTCAGGATCGCAGTTCCCAAAGTGCGCCATCTTGCACATGAATGCTCACTAACCTAACTACGCTTCGGAGTTTTTATCCCTTTCGACGACCTCAAGGAACTCGGCTGGAGTTAAAATCAGAAACTCGTGCCCTTTAAGGGAAAACCTCCTCTTCCCGTCCCTCAGCTTCAGCACGTGCCTCTTGTCGAGGCTTATCAGGAAGTCAGCTTTAGCCGAATACACCACATCGAAGAACTTATTGTCATCGGGATCGGGTGAGACCTCAAAGCGCTCAGCCGGCTCAACGAGGACTGACGAAGCCCGAAAAATCCTGTAAACCCAAAGGGCGTAAACCCTGCTCTCAAGGTATTTGAGAACCTTCTCGCTCGTGAGCTTGAAGCGGAGCTCCTCAAGTATCGCCTCCGAAGTGTAGGACAGAACTCTTCTCCCGACAACTAAGTCCATGACCTTTCCAGAACTGCCGAAGGGATTTATGGCGGCCGCTATAACGACGTTCGCATCTAAGACGACCTTGAGTGCTTCCATTCCTCATCCACTTCCTCAAGGAGCTTTTCGATTTCCTTCTCGGATGGGATCCTCCTCTCCCTCGCGAGGAGCTTGTAGGTTTCCCAGAGCTCTTCAGGGGATTCATAATGCATCAGGAAGAACCTCACGGCTTCCTTGATAAGTTCGCTCCGGCTTGAGAACTCACCGCTCTCCACGAGCTCATCAATTTCACGGATTAGGCCCTGAGGAAAACGGACCGAAATCTTCTCCGCAGTGGACATTCCATCACCGTAGGACAATAGTCGGACAAAATATATAAGCGTTTTGAGGAGGAAAGAAAACCTCAAGGCTCCACAACAGTCCCGTTGTGCCTGCCCCTCACGACGTCAAAGAGGTGGTAGGCGTCCTTCTTGCCGACGATGTATGTCCTTATCCTTCCGCGCTGGATGAACTTGGCCGCCAAAGCGTCAACGACGCCGCTTCCGCCGGCCTTGCTCTCGGCCTGCATTGCGATCTCGACGAGCTGGTCGACGGTTATCCTGTCGAGCTTCTTCGCCTCCGGGTTCTTCCTCGGATCGCTGTCATAGACGCCGTCAACGTTCGTTACGACGACCAGAAGGTCAGCCTGCAGGTACTCCGCGAGGAGCGCCGCTACCGCGTCCGTCGTGTGGCCCGGATGAGTTCCGCCCATTATCGGTATCTTCTTGAGCTGGATGACCTCCCAGGCCTTGCGGAAGTCCTGGATTACGAAGGGATAGGCCTTCTCGCCGAGCGCCGCTATGAGGAGCATGGCGTTGGCGCGGGTAATGTGTATGCCGATGTAGTCCTTGAAGGTCTCGTTGGGTGTGAAGGTCTTCGCGGCTCTGATATACTTGCGCGCCACCTTTCCGCCGCCCACCACCACGGCAACCTCGTGATCCTCGCTTATCTTGATGAGCTCGTAAGCCATCTTCCCGATAAAATCAACGTCCGGGTCGTCAGGAACGAGAACCGAACCGCCTATATCGAAGACTATCCTCATGATGACCCTCACGATGCTAATAGGGGCTCCTTTATAACCTTTTTCTTGCCGCGGGGGTGTTAAAAGAAGGTAGGGGAGAGTGAGGAGACTCACCCTATCTGGAAGGCGCTCGTGCGGAGCTCGCCGCGCTCGAAGCGATACGGATCGTACCACTCCCAGTCGAGCGGAACCCTTGAGCGGCCCTTTGAAATCAGCTCAGCCATCGCTTGAGCCACCGCTGGGGCCATCATGAAGCCGTGACCGCTGAAGCCCGCCGCTATGTAGAAGTTGTCGAGGAGCTTTCCGATGGCGGGATTGCTGTCCGGGGTCTTCGCGTAGAAGCCGGCCCACTGGCGGACGATGTGAGCATGGCGGAGCGGGGGCGCTATCATCGTCGCGTAGCGGAGAACGCCCCTGAGGAAGTCGTAAGTAGGCTCGTAGTCGTCGAGGCTCCTGGCTCTGTGCTCTATCCCGGCGCCGCAGATTATTCCGCCGTCCTCTCCGTCCTGGATTATGTAGGCGTCGTTCCAGCTCGGCGGACATACCAGAGGTTCAGCCTGGCCAGGTTCGAGCGGTTCCGTCTTGACGAGCTGGTGCTTGTAGGCGGTTATAGGCACGAGGTCGCGCTTCAAACCGGCCATCTCGTTGATAAGGGGTGCCCAGGCGTTGGCGGCATTGAGGACGGCGTCGACCTTAACGCTCTCGACCTTCCCGTTGCTTCTGTACTTAACCGCCGTTATAACATCCCCCTTGCGCTCGAAGCCGACAACTTCAGTGTGCTCCCTCGCATCAACGCCGAGTTCTTTTGCCCGGAAGAGGTAGGCGAAGAGAGTCTTGAAGGGGTTTGCCTTGCCGTCCTTGGGGTTCCACGCTCCAGCTAAGAAGGGCTCGGTGTTGAGGATCGGCACTATCTCCCTTGCCTCGTCCATATCGATGAGCCTCGTCGGGACGCCGAACTTGTTCTGGAGCGCTATGTTCGCCTTGAACCCCTCGACCTCCTCCTCGCTCGTCGCAAGGAACAGATAGCCGGTCTGTTTGAAGTTTATATCGAAGCCGAGCTCCTCCTCAAGCTTTTCCCAGCGCTCGACCGAGTGCTTCATGAGCCTTATGTTGGCCTCGTCCGTGAACTGGGCGCGGATGCCGGTGGCGCAGCGGAAGGTGGAGCCCGAGCCGAAGTAGCTCTTCTCGAAAAGGATGACCTCCTCTCCCAGCTTCGCCAGCTCGTAGGCGGTGGCGACCCCTATTATCCCGCCGCCAATGATGGCTATTTTACTCATCGGCACCACCCACTATGACCTCTACGCGGACGGGCCGAATCGGGACCCTGGCCTTCGGGAGCGGTATCTCCTCCTGCCTTCTTCCGGTCTTTCTGGCCAGTATGCCAAGGACTATGGGGATGCACGTCCTTCCCTGACAGGGACCCATCCCTATGCGGAGGAGGCGCTTGAGCTCCTCGATGTCCGTGACGCCGGAATCGATGAGCGCCTCAACCTCCTCGACGGTGACGTCGTTACAGCGGCAGACGATTATCTTTCCGTCACTCATTCTCTCACCACCCTAACCGCCCTGACGTCCCACGCGAGCTCAAGCGGCACCTCGACGATTATTATCGGCGTGTCACCCTTCGTCTTCTCCCTCGGGACGACGGTGAGCACCTTGCCTTTTCCTACGGGCTCTCCAATACGGTTGAGGAGAACGACTTCCTCCCCCTTCTCGGGAACCGGGAGGAGCTCGTGGGGCATCGTTATCCTCGCTTTATCCCCGACGTAGTGCACCATGAAGAAGGCCAGTCCGGGGCAGATCTGGACGCAGAGGGAGCAGCCAATGCACTTATCGTAGTCGACTATCGGCAGGTCGTTCGGAGTGGGCATGCTTATCGCTCCGGTGGGGCATATCTCCCTGCAGGGCGCGCAGGGTATCTCCTGCGGACACTCCGGAACGGCAACTGGCCTCTTCCTGAGCCTCTCCTCGCTCGGCAGAGGGATGAACTGTTGGAGCTCCTCCGGGGTGATGTAACCCTTTCTAAGGTACTCCGGAATCTCACTCATTCTCTCACCACCAGCGCCTTCTTTATGCCCTCGAGCACGTGCCTGCCGAAGGGCCCGGAGCGGAACTCCAGGAGGTCTTTCTGGGCCTTCTCCATCTCCCCGAGCCAGCCCTCGTCCGCTATGCCCAGCCTCAGGGCCGCCGCGATGCCCGCTATCTTTCCTTCGAGCATCGCCGTCGTGGCTTCCTCTATTCCGGCCGAGTCACCGGCAACGAATATTCCCCGGACGGTGGTCTCCATCCACTCGTCGCGAACGGCAACGTGACCGCTGAGCTCGCGGACGTACCTTATCTGGCAGCCGGCCTGGTGGAGGAGCTCGATGCTGGGCCTCAGGCCAACCGCGAGGGCTATGACGTCGACCTCAAAGACCTTCTCCGTTCCGGGAATAGGCCTCCAGTTCTCGTCGAGCTGGGCTATTACTGCCCTCTCGACCTTCCCCCTCCCCTCGGCGCGCAGGATTGTGTGTCTCGTGAGTATCGGAACGCCCAAGCGTCTGACCTTGGCGGCGTGGACGAAGTAGCCCCCAACTTTAGGCATGGCCTCGACTATCGCCTTCACCTCGACGCCGGCCTGTATGAGCTGGTACGCCAGGATAAGCCCCACGTTCCCGGCTCCAACGATTAGAACCCTGTCCCCTGGCTTGACGCCGTAGGTGTTCATGAGGGTCTGTATCGCCCCGGCGCCGTAGATTCCGGGTAAATCGTTGTTCTCGAAGGGTATCATCTTCTCCATCGCACCGGTGGCGACTATCACCGCTCTCCCACGGAACTCTATCAGCTCGCGGTTGTTCCTGACGGCCAGGACGAGCTTCTCGTCGCCCTCCTGAAAGATGCCGACGGCTGAGGTTTCGAGGAATATCTCGACCTTCTCCCTCTTCTTGACCTCATCCTCAAGGATTTTTGCTATCTCCACGCCCCTGACTCCCGCGAACTGTTCCCGCTTGCCGAAGAACTTGTGGGTCTGTTTGACGAGCTGGCCGCCGAGCATCGGGTTTTCGTCCAGGAGAACGACGCTCGCCCCGGCATCGGCCGCGTGGATGGCCGCCATCAAACCAGCGGGCCCGCCGCCGATTATCACGATGTCAGCCCTCACGACTTTCGCGTCCCTGAACTCCGGGGGCTTTGCCTCCTTGGGGAGCTTCGCCTTCCCGCGCTGGGGCTCGATCCTCATGCCGTCCTCAACTAGGGTTATGCACGTCCTGACGTTGGGAATTCCGTTCACGACCATCAGACAGGAGGAGCACTTGCCTATTGCGCAGAAGAGACCCCTCGGACGTTTTTCGTTGGCGGAATAGTTGAGAACCCTGATTCCAGAGGCGTGTAAGGCCGTTGCAATGGTTTCCCCTTCGTACGCCTTGATTGGTTGGCCCTTAAAATATATTGTAACCTCCCTGCCGCGCTCAAAACGTAGAACAGGATGCTCAGTTAAGCGCACGGTGTATCACCCATGCACCTATTCGTGCACCCATTTATGAAAATTTTTCAACCCGATGGTGGGCAACCTTTGGTTTCAGGCACTACCAAAGCTTTATATATCGGGCGGCGGATAAGTTAGCTGGCGGCGGGCTAGGCCGGGGGGTTCGGCGTCCCCTGTAACCGGAAACCGTCGATATGCCGGGGCCGAAGCCCGGGGGGCGGTTCCTGAAGCCGTCCCCGGAAGCCGGGGCACAACGGTGATCCCTCGTCCCACGGGGCCGGCGGTGGGAGGGGCGGAGCTGGAGGGCTCCGCTAACTCCCTTTGCCCGCCGAACCCCGCCAGGCCCGGAAGGGAGCAGCGGTAGGCGGGACGTGCGGCGCTCGTGGGGTAGCGGGGGTGAGCGAGCCCCGGTGGAAGGGGACGGTGGAGGGTTCCCACCCCCGGGCGCGCCCGCCGCCACTAAAATTCCGGCAAAAACCTTAATAGGAAACCGCTTCTTTTGCCTTTGAGGTGTCAAAATGGTGAGCCTTGAGGTCGAGCTTTTCGGGATAAGGTTCGAAAACCCCCTCATTCTCGCATCCGGAATCAACGACAAGACTCCGGAGCAGTGGATAAGGGCGCACGAGGAAGGGGCGGGCGGAGTGGTCACCAAATCGATCGGAATCGAGCCGAGGGATGGTTACAACAATCCGACCATCGTAGAGCTCCCCTACGGGCTGATAAATGCAATGGGGTTGCCAAACCCGGGCTGGAAGGGCTTCCTTGAGATGGTTGAAGGTTACACCTTTGATTTTCCGCTGATAGTCTCGATATTCGGTGGAACGCCGGAGGAATTTGCATTTCTCGCTGAAAAGCTGAGTGATGTGGCGGATGCCTTCGAGCTCAATCTCAGCTGTCCGCACGCCAAGGGCTACGGCATGGAGATCGGCCAGAGGCCCGAGAACGTGTATGAAGTCGTCAAGGCCGTCAAAGACGCCACCGATAAGCCCGTGATAGCGAAGCTCACACCCAACACGGATGATATAACAAAGCTCGGCCTTGCGGCTGAGAAGGCTGGAGCGGATGCCGTCTCGGCCATAAACACGCTGAAGGCGATAGCGATAGACGTCTACGCGAGGAGGCCGATACTGAGCAATAGAGTCGGCGGCTACTCCGGGCCGGGGGTTAAGCCCGTGGCATTAAGAGCAGTCTACGACCTCGCGAAGACCCTTGACATCCCTGTCATCGGGATTGGTGGTATAACGACGTGGCAAGATGCGGTCGAGTTCCTCCTCGCCGGAGCTTCAGCTTTGCAGATAGGAACAGCAGTTTCGCTCCGCGGCTGGAAGGTCTTCAGGGAGATAAACGAGGGGATTGAGCGCTATCTTAAGGAGGAGGGCTTTTCGAGCGTGAAAGACATCGTTGGCCTCGCCCTCGAGTGAGCGAAAGGGTTATCTAGTAGGAAGTCCTACTATACTGCGGTGATATACTATGCCACTCACAAAGGTCACGCGCAACTACCAGATAACCATTCCCGCAGAGATAAGGAAGGCCCTTGGCATAAGGGAGGGCGAATATCTGAGCGTGGAGCTGAGGGGGGACGAGATAGTCATTAAAAAAGCCGAAATGGAGTGGCCGAGCCTTGACCTTGGAAGGGACTTTACGCCAGAAGAAATCGAGGAGAACACCAGAAAGGCACTTACGGAGGCTTCTAAATGGGAAGAGTAGCGGTCGTTGATACAAACGTGCTCCTTTACTCTATCAACCGCAGCTCAGGGAGATATGGGGAAGCAAGGAAACTGATAGACTCCCTTGATAAGGTAGTGCTGCCGGCAATCGTTGTTTATGAGCTCGTCTGGAACTTGGCAGCGGCTGGGGTTGCACCCAAGGAAGCAGAGAAAACCCTGACAAAGATTCTTCTAAACGAAAGGGTTAGCCTCATCGATGACAGAAGGTACTTAATTCCAGCCTTTGGCCTCTTCGGAAACCTCGGCTTGAAACACTACAACGACTCCGTGATCCTCGCGATAGCCAAAGATGTCGGTGCCCTCGCGACCTACGACAAAAAGCTTAGAAACCGGGCTGGGAAACTTAACGTCAAACTGCTTCCGGAGGTGGTTGAATGAAGCGCGCGGTCGTTCTCTTCAGCGGCGGGTTGGACTCAACGGCCTGCCTCTACTGGGCCAAGGAGAACTACGACGAGGTGATAATGCTCACCGTCAACTACGGGAGCAACGAGGAAAGGGTTACCAACAGGGTGGCAGAGTTCTTCTCGAAAGAGCTCGACATCCCGCTGAGGATCGTGAGGCTGGACTTCCTCGAAGAGTTCTCAAAGCTCCGCGGGACAACTCTCGTCGGCGGTGAAACGCCAAAGGTCAGCGCGGAGGAGCTGGAGGACATGAACGTTGCTCAGGAGACCGCGAAGAGCGTCTGGGTTCCCGCTCGTAACGTCGTCCTCATAAGCGTCGCCGCCTCGCTCCTCGATGCGCTCGGCGGCGGGGACATAATAGTGGGCTTCAACGCGGAAGAGGGAGCAACCTTCCCGGATAACACGCCGGAGTTCGTCGAGAAAATGAACGAAATGCTGAAGTACGGGACAATGGCCGAAGTAAAAGTCGTTGCCCCCCTCATCGACCTCGACAAGAAGGGCATAGCGAGGCTTCTGAAAGAACTGGACGCCAAGTACGAGTACTCCAGCTCCTGCTATATGCCGAAGGGCTTCACGGAAGATGGAAAGCCGATACACTGCGGCGAGTGCGAGAGCTGCGTCAGGAGACACCGCGGCCTTATGGAGGTACTCGGGGAGGACAGGACGGTCTACGCTGTTGAGCCGAGGATCTGACTCTTCCCCCCGAATTTCCTCCTCCCAGGGTTGCCTTTCAGCCCACCGCAAGATTTATAAATTCGCCCTCTACCCTATCCATTGGGCGTGGGGCGGTAGCTCAGCCTGGGAGAGCGCCGGACTGAAGATCCGGGTGTCGGGGGTTCAAATCCCCCTCGCCCCACCATTTCTCGCGTGCGGTGGTAGTCTAGCCTGGTCTAGGACACCGGCCT
This window encodes:
- a CDS encoding NAD(P)/FAD-dependent oxidoreductase, whose translation is MKIVVVGSGTAGSNFALFMRKLDRKAEIVVIGKEETMQYSPCALPHVISGTIEKPEDVIVFPNEFYEKQKINLMLGTEVREIDRERKVVITDKGEVPYDKLVLAVGSKAFVPPIRGVENEGVFTLKSLDDVRRIKSYIAERKPKKAVVIGAGLIGLEGAEAFAKLGMEVLVVELMDRLMPTMLDKDLAKIVQTEMEKHGVSFRFGVGVSEIIGSPVEAVKIGDEEVPADLVLVATGVRANVDLAKNAGLEVNRGIVVNEYLQTSDPDIYAIGDCAEVVDAVTGQRTLSQLGTSAVRMAKVAAEHIAGKEVSFRPVFNTAITELFGLEIGTFGITEERAKKEGVEIAVGRFKGSTKPEYYPGGKPITVKVIFRKSDRGLIGAQIVGGERVWGRIMTLSALAQKGATVEDVVYLETAYAPPVSPTIDPISIAAEMALRRLR
- a CDS encoding pentapeptide repeat-containing protein is translated as MCKMAHFGNCDPETADREYCIFHKPNKSEEEAVEFYRKFLERFKPRVEEIEVEGQKIKRLVFEKPVDARGFVFPKLELLFGLSIFNGNSDFRFSIFEKYANFSGAVFKKTANFGGAVFRKYADFSGARFLDRAYFWEVVFWNYCDFVRTEFQKDVTFWHAEFKRYADFTDASFGGILHFEGNIIRGIRFDNAKFTDPRGEKSAYGILRKYHESEGDRESADYAFVLEMRAKRRARIKNARTKLEKLKAHTHNFIEWLLADLPSEYGTNWVRLFLFSLLVIIGNAVPYTLWSAYIEGFPQSSNYLLRFANALYYSLVTFTTLGYGDMHPTGWLKALSALEALTGAVFMALIVAVIARKWMR
- a CDS encoding putative toxin-antitoxin system toxin component, PIN family; translation: MEALKVVLDANVVIAAAINPFGSSGKVMDLVVGRRVLSYTSEAILEELRFKLTSEKVLKYLESRVYALWVYRIFRASSVLVEPAERFEVSPDPDDNKFFDVVYSAKADFLISLDKRHVLKLRDGKRRFSLKGHEFLILTPAEFLEVVERDKNSEA
- a CDS encoding ribbon-helix-helix domain-containing protein codes for the protein MSTAEKISVRFPQGLIREIDELVESGEFSSRSELIKEAVRFFLMHYESPEELWETYKLLARERRIPSEKEIEKLLEEVDEEWKHSRSS
- the pyrH gene encoding UMP kinase → MRIVFDIGGSVLVPDDPDVDFIGKMAYELIKISEDHEVAVVVGGGKVARKYIRAAKTFTPNETFKDYIGIHITRANAMLLIAALGEKAYPFVIQDFRKAWEVIQLKKIPIMGGTHPGHTTDAVAALLAEYLQADLLVVVTNVDGVYDSDPRKNPEAKKLDRITVDQLVEIAMQAESKAGGSGVVDALAAKFIQRGRIRTYIVGKKDAYHLFDVVRGRHNGTVVEP
- a CDS encoding FAD-binding oxidoreductase — protein: MSKIAIIGGGIIGVATAYELAKLGEEVILFEKSYFGSGSTFRCATGIRAQFTDEANIRLMKHSVERWEKLEEELGFDINFKQTGYLFLATSEEEVEGFKANIALQNKFGVPTRLIDMDEAREIVPILNTEPFLAGAWNPKDGKANPFKTLFAYLFRAKELGVDAREHTEVVGFERKGDVITAVKYRSNGKVESVKVDAVLNAANAWAPLINEMAGLKRDLVPITAYKHQLVKTEPLEPGQAEPLVCPPSWNDAYIIQDGEDGGIICGAGIEHRARSLDDYEPTYDFLRGVLRYATMIAPPLRHAHIVRQWAGFYAKTPDSNPAIGKLLDNFYIAAGFSGHGFMMAPAVAQAMAELISKGRSRVPLDWEWYDPYRFERGELRTSAFQIG
- a CDS encoding (2Fe-2S)-binding protein; its protein translation is MSDGKIIVCRCNDVTVEEVEALIDSGVTDIEELKRLLRIGMGPCQGRTCIPIVLGILARKTGRRQEEIPLPKARVPIRPVRVEVIVGGADE
- a CDS encoding 4Fe-4S dicluster domain-containing protein; this translates as MSEIPEYLRKGYITPEELQQFIPLPSEERLRKRPVAVPECPQEIPCAPCREICPTGAISMPTPNDLPIVDYDKCIGCSLCVQICPGLAFFMVHYVGDKARITMPHELLPVPEKGEEVVLLNRIGEPVGKGKVLTVVPREKTKGDTPIIIVEVPLELAWDVRAVRVVRE
- a CDS encoding FAD-dependent oxidoreductase — encoded protein: MRLTEHPVLRFERGREVTIYFKGQPIKAYEGETIATALHASGIRVLNYSANEKRPRGLFCAIGKCSSCLMVVNGIPNVRTCITLVEDGMRIEPQRGKAKLPKEAKPPEFRDAKVVRADIVIIGGGPAGLMAAIHAADAGASVVLLDENPMLGGQLVKQTHKFFGKREQFAGVRGVEIAKILEDEVKKREKVEIFLETSAVGIFQEGDEKLVLAVRNNRELIEFRGRAVIVATGAMEKMIPFENNDLPGIYGAGAIQTLMNTYGVKPGDRVLIVGAGNVGLILAYQLIQAGVEVKAIVEAMPKVGGYFVHAAKVRRLGVPILTRHTILRAEGRGKVERAVIAQLDENWRPIPGTEKVFEVDVIALAVGLRPSIELLHQAGCQIRYVRELSGHVAVRDEWMETTVRGIFVAGDSAGIEEATTAMLEGKIAGIAAALRLGIADEGWLGEMEKAQKDLLEFRSGPFGRHVLEGIKKALVVRE
- a CDS encoding dihydroorotate dehydrogenase, with amino-acid sequence MSLEVELFGIRFENPLILASGINDKTPEQWIRAHEEGAGGVVTKSIGIEPRDGYNNPTIVELPYGLINAMGLPNPGWKGFLEMVEGYTFDFPLIVSIFGGTPEEFAFLAEKLSDVADAFELNLSCPHAKGYGMEIGQRPENVYEVVKAVKDATDKPVIAKLTPNTDDITKLGLAAEKAGADAVSAINTLKAIAIDVYARRPILSNRVGGYSGPGVKPVALRAVYDLAKTLDIPVIGIGGITTWQDAVEFLLAGASALQIGTAVSLRGWKVFREINEGIERYLKEEGFSSVKDIVGLALE
- a CDS encoding AbrB/MazE/SpoVT family DNA-binding domain-containing protein, with amino-acid sequence MPLTKVTRNYQITIPAEIRKALGIREGEYLSVELRGDEIVIKKAEMEWPSLDLGRDFTPEEIEENTRKALTEASKWEE
- a CDS encoding PIN domain-containing protein, with the translated sequence MGRVAVVDTNVLLYSINRSSGRYGEARKLIDSLDKVVLPAIVVYELVWNLAAAGVAPKEAEKTLTKILLNERVSLIDDRRYLIPAFGLFGNLGLKHYNDSVILAIAKDVGALATYDKKLRNRAGKLNVKLLPEVVE
- the queC gene encoding 7-cyano-7-deazaguanine synthase QueC, translated to MKRAVVLFSGGLDSTACLYWAKENYDEVIMLTVNYGSNEERVTNRVAEFFSKELDIPLRIVRLDFLEEFSKLRGTTLVGGETPKVSAEELEDMNVAQETAKSVWVPARNVVLISVAASLLDALGGGDIIVGFNAEEGATFPDNTPEFVEKMNEMLKYGTMAEVKVVAPLIDLDKKGIARLLKELDAKYEYSSSCYMPKGFTEDGKPIHCGECESCVRRHRGLMEVLGEDRTVYAVEPRI